The DNA segment GGCCGTCATAATAAAATGATTCTTACTCGGGACTTTATTCCATTCTCATAATCCGACACGTCAACTGCTGATATACCGGTAGTAGAGAGGGCGGTGCATTGTCTGAGTCTCAAATGAAGGGTCAACATGAACTTAAATAGAATAGAGTTGTAATAGATTCAGTATAAAACCTCAGCCTGGCATCTGTGGTTAGTCATTTGTGAAGAGAGAGAATATTTTCCGTTCTCAGTCAAAGCACCTTTGTCGCAGTCAATCGTCACTTGTGTAGTTTGAGTCACGGAAAGGCAAGttgttctggtttggtttggtttggtttatgggggtttaacgtcccaaagcgactcaggctatgagagacgccgtagtgaagggctccggaaattttgaccacctggggttctttaacgtgcactcacatcgcacagtacacgggcctctagtatttcgcctgcatcaaaattcgaccaccgcggcagggatcgaacccgcgtctttcgggccggcagccgagcgccgtaaccactcagccaccgcggcggctacaagtTGTTCTGAAGGTGCAATCGCTGTCATGTATTTTCTATGTATTTTTTCTTAGGAACGAGAAAAACGCTCCCTACCTCAACCTTACTGAATCAGACTTGGGCTACTTCTCCTTCGGCCCCTGCGAAGGTAAGCGGTTGATAATGATGCAAGCTTTATTTCTTCATTGGTCGGCACCAAACTAAGTCACCCACTTTTGTTGTCCGGCGAGGATTAAAGGGACCGGCAAGTTACCAAAAACTTGTTACGAGATAATAGTGGAAATGTAAAGAGACCACCTCCTATTGACAGAATCGAGCTTTGTGATAGCTATAAAACGAGTTTTTAGAAATTAAAGGTTATCTATGAAAGTAGCGTACAACAACCTGAAGCGACGTTCTGcagcgaaattttgttactggaGGTGTGTCTCACTACGCGACCACATCTCAAGGAAATATAACATCGATAATGTTTCgtgagcagtgtttttttttttcaaatgtagcTTGTTATATTTTAATTCTGGTCATGCTTTCTTCCGTGCGCTTCAGAGCGCAACTGTTCCGTTCCTTGGGTTGAGCCTCGGTGTCGTTGTAGGCCGTTCGCgtaaccggaaggtggttaccacaGTGGCTACCGTTGTAACTACTCTCTGTGGTTACTGCGGGTGGAGGAGGGTACGACCAGTGAGGTGGATTACGGCTCGCTCCGTTTGCAGCGGGTGCGgagaaatgcggcagccgaagaGAGGatcgcggcggcggcagcggtggcacATGACTTCAGTGTCAGTAGCTCACCACCGCCGCCAATAAGAGCAAGCCGTTTGCGCGGCCGACGCCAAAGCCAACCGCAGAGCAAGGCTCGCAAGGAGTGCGGTTGCGGCGAAGACTTTCCAGTTAGAGGCAATCCGCTTGGGAGTGTGCCTCTCTCAAAATCTTGTATCGCGAAATGAAATTACCTCCACAGCTGCGCTCAAAGCTCGCCTTACTGAACATCGTAAACGGTTAGCAAGATTTTCCTTCACAAAAAAAACAGTCAATAATTCAAAGCCTTTCACAAGCGTGGCCATTTACTGCGGACTGGCGCGCCGTAGTGCGGCCATTTCTCCATGGACTTCGGGGCTATGGTGGCTCCGCGGCTACATGATAGAGGCGATTTACTGCTCTTCGGGCGCTGGAAAACATTGCGCGGAGCATTAACAAGTTACTGTTAAAaaccccgtgtcgcagaaaaaccggtgtcggCGTTGACCGGCAACGTGGCCGAAAAAATAAGCCTGACCAAACAATTCGTGATGACACAACACCATGATTTTGCGTGGGTAAAGAAAGGCTTGAACCCGCCACGGGGCCTCCGATTGTGCCGCCACGTTGTGATGCGACAATATATTGACATTAGGTCTCTTCTGATGGAAAGTTTCCTGCCTTCGCGGAGTCCACCGAGGTGCGCTTGAGCTACCCACGTCcacacaagcacgcacacgcacaagtaCGCGCGCCGCCACCGCTACCTGCAGTCCCCCGGGACGCGCGCGCGGACAGATGGCGTCTGGTGTATGGAAAATATAAAACGATAGCTACGAGAAGGTAATCTGGGTTATAATCTGTGGTACAGATTAACCGGAAACCTCGTAGAGAAGCGGCTTCCCGGTTTTATTGTTCTGATAGCAGACAGCCAGGAAGACTTGCAAACTCTAGTTGATTCTTGCGCAGACGAAGGAGACGCTCCAGGCTTCTGTTTTAACGCCATTAAGTGAGGACTGATGATTTTCAAAGATTCAACAGATGAGGTGCTTACAATGCACGGCCGTGAAATACCCAGAGTACCAGAAAACAAACATCTCcaggtatgggtaaacgaagggcagatataGATGGACAAATACGAACAGTTCGTTGGGGCAAAAAGGCGATGAGAtgctgggataatgaaacatGGGGAATTATGGGGTACAACCAATATGAAgtgctgagaggtatttggaaaggaataatggtgccagtGCCTACTTGCTGGAATGCAGTTTTGTGCCTAAGGGCAAAGTTCAGTCGCGTTTAGAAATAAATCAGATAGCTGTTGGACGATTatcactaggtgcccacggcaaaaccacaaacgaggcagttcAGGGGGATATGGCTGGGCGTCTTTCGAAGCGCGGGAAGGTCATAGTAAAATATTGTAAGAAGAGCGCCTGAAGAATTTGGACGATAAAAGGTGGGCAGCTAAGATATTTAAATGCTTATACAGAAAGTGCGTTGACTCACAGTGGTGGCGGAAAAGGACTAGGAAACTAAGcagtaagtatgcaggacacAAGGACGTAAAAATAAATAGGTTTAAAGGACAGGTAAAAGACGAAGAACGTAAGAACTGGATTAAGTCAATGGAAAAGATgcagagtgtagaactatatGGAAATTGGAAAAGGCATATCAGGGAGGAATCGTTCTAGGCTAAGTAGGATAACGTCTAGGATAGAACTAGAATCAGAGTCTTAGAACGCGCAtcaacaaaaagaaatttaactaagaagatgacacatgtgcagcGTGTTGTAAATTCGcagaaacaattgaacatcttGCACTCGAATGCGATGGCATTCATCCGGATGTCTATGCAGGCACTGTCAATTTCCCTGAAGCCCTAGTGTTAGAGATAACAAcggtcatgtgaatgaatctgcggtggaagtttgGTTACTCAAAAGCAGAGAGATCACCTAtggttagaagtgtaggattaATAATGTATTGaatgaaaatggcgaatttatagaTCGATTTATAACACCGTTAAatatttataaagaaaaaaagccgagcaaGAGAGCAACAGTCGCCATCCCGTTTCAAAGTGGGCGCTCataccttcctttcttctttccttccttccttccttccttccttccttccttccttccttccttccttccttccttccttccttccttccttccttccttccttccttccttccttccttccttccttccttccttccttcctttcttgctttcttctttccttccttccttccttccttccttccttccttccttccttccttccttccttccttccttccttccttccttccttccttccttccttccttccttccttcctgccttccttccttccttccttccttccttccttccgtccgtccgtccgtccgtccgtccttccgtctcTCGAGCGTAAACGGCACGAGCACGTTTTTTCTTGCTGGTATCCCTTTGGCGAGCAACAATTAGTAAAAACACGAAGTCCAGCACGCACAAATAAATGAAAAGTCGCCTATTTATTCGAGCTTTATATTATATTGAAAGTTTTGTTAAAAAAGGGCTGTTCACACACTTCCCAATTTAGCGCAACCTGCAGGCAGCGATGGCGGGGCGGCGACAGTCAACGATACGCACTTCATTTCAGAAGATTTTatttttcagcaatgatgctaccCTATATAAGTGACGCACTTTGTCACGTTCAGAGAAACTATTGTCGCATCGTTTGTGAGGCACTTCTTTTCGGTTGCAGGAAAGCTGGCTAAGAACAGAAAATGGGCGATACGCATGGATACGACGCACAGCACAAGGGGCCTTTGTGGCTAAGGGCCTTCAGAGCTGTCGTCTTGACTACTGAATAATAAATTATTTTGTGAAGTGGTTACTATGGAGTAAAATTAAATCTGTAAGATTTTATTTATATGCTTTggctttttcctatttttttcaaCGCTTAGTGAGTGTCAGGCTTCCTCTCAAGAGACTGGAGATTCCAATAGTCATTCGCGAACCTCCACTGCgtcgatccccttcgagttcaatCGTTATTGAAAACCTACGTGTGCCATCGGCCGATCCGCATTCAGTTCGTCGACCATTGACTCAAtggcattgaaactgcccgtgcgAAAGGAGGATTACCAGGTTGTTTTCAAAATAAACAATTGTGGTGTTTAGTAATATTTTATGTGAAGAAAACTCAGAATTATTGCATTTTCAGGACCAGTTTTATTAATTTTCCTTTATATGTGCGCATTTTGAAGATGCTTTCTGTTTGCACATATTTACAGCGTTTTTTGTGCACAAAATCTCACAGGACACTACGAGTGCGTAACACGAATGTTTAAGCTTTAGCTGCGGTTAGAGAGCAAAGAAAGTGGTTTGCTCTAAATGATGTTTTTATTGCGTAATTCGTCATTAAAATGAGCTGGCACGAAGGCTTGTTTATGAGAGAGGGCAAGGGGGCAGGGAGATTACATTTGAGGGCCAGTGCCTGCCTCGAGCGCAAACTCCTAGCCGAGTAGAAGCGTGCATCGGGTTGAAGCGTCACTACTAGGTGTAGTCCATTCACTGTATGCGACGAAATCTGCCTTTAGGTGCTTTTTCCTGACTTCGTGGTAGCCGGGGTAGACCCACAACATCTGCTCTGCTGTTGGGCGGCACCCGTGTTGCACTTTGTACAAGTGAATACCGAACAGGTTCCACCATGCTCGGTATTTATTTCACTTTATACTTTGACAGATATCAAATTTGACGGTATTGCCTACAAATTCATTTCTACTTATATATTGTATAAATGCTATTCATTGACGGAGATTGACCGCTCCACTTTAATGGCGCTGCTTCGCAATAAGTAAGCGAGCAGATGTGTTCAAAGGGTCTCCATTACAAAGCGAGCTATATGGCTGGCATTGAAATAAAGGATGCGTTGTCTCGTGTCATACTGCCACAATTTTGTTGCTCGAGTCCACATAACTGTTCAGTGACAATTTTTTTAACAGGCACCGAGCCCTTCCGCACGAGAATGATCGGGATTAAATTATGGCATGAGGTGCAGCCACACGCACAGTGACAAAGTAAATAGTTGGGATCCGATGGTAGTGATTTTGATCTACGAGTAAAGAAACCTCTCACATCTCCTTCTCGGCAAATCTATAGACTCTTGTGCACAAACAGCTGAAGAATAGCAActaaaactaaagaaagcaggAATCTTACCGCTACCTTCCTGCTGTAGGCATAGTCAGCGTCTCTGAAACGCAACATATCTTAGCCGTTTTGAGTCTCCAGCCTTGAGGTTACAACACTTGGCCCCCGAATGAATGCTTTTTAGCGCAATATTGCTGCGTTCAGATTTTTGTCTGACACTTGAATCTCTTTCTTGGTGAGCCGGATCTTGTGTTTCAACTGTTCCCGCATGTTCTGTTTCGACTGAGCTCACTGAAAAATTTGCAGCATCCCAGGTAATATGCGTCCCCTACGTGCTGTGTCGAGAAGACCACGCAGGAAAACTCCTTGTAGAACACCATAGGTTCTAAGCTTCGAAAAATATATATCTAtttcaaaagaaaagaaatttctgCTATCAAACTTTTTAAACTTATCTCTACTAAAGTGCCTTATGGTTCGGGCCACCTGTAGATCTGGTATATCTGTAGATCGAATCTTTGTTATACTACTCATGATTTTCCAAAAAGCGCAGCTTTTTCACACTTACGGTCTCAAAGAAATATTTTTAAACAGAGGGCATGAAACGTATAACGTTAATATGAACGGTAAATCCAAACAAGAAGGATTTGAGGCAGTGCAGATACAAGACTGAATTCAAGAAAAGATGTATTTCAACGCATTAAATTTTCTGTGTTTTCTTTCAATACAGAGCAGTAAAGATACCAAAAAGTTGTTGGCCCTACTCATGAGTGCGCTAATTCTGGCATTTCAGGTTGAAACAGTGATAATGAGGCAGATTTTGAGTTGTTCGTAGGGTGCAGAACCTGTGTTGGTCGCGGCCCGAGCGTCTGAGTACAAGCAATCTAGGTGCAAGCGCCAGAATTCGTTGTTTAAACTGCGCCTCATATGAAAGAACCACGTATAGATTGTGAGAGAAACATTGCATAGAGGTTTCTAGCCACTAATAATTTTAGACTAGCCACTAACAATTTTGGAGTTCCACCTAGTTCCGCATGACTTCTGAAATGTCAAAAAATGTTGTTGGATGacaaaaaattttaaagaaaataattTCGGAAAAGGCTAGCGGCGCACAATGTAAAGTActgtaaatgaaataaaaaactaGTGGTCGACCGTCACGCTCGAGTGATAAACTTGGATTAGACTGACTCTGCACCGTGTAAAATTCTCTAAATATTTAACACGAAGTTTATCGACGCTGATATTTTTGGTGACAATGGGCTGTGCGTCCGTTTGCACCACCGATCACTTAAAACCGACAGGTAATCTCTGATTACACGACATGGCCTCCAGCGATGTACCACACCAAATGCTAAGACCACATTGCGTGAAGGTTTATTTTTTTGTAAGGTGGATTACGGCAACATAAGGTGGCCCGTTGGACTGTGCAAAGGATGTCTGCAGTGCGAGCTTAGCCGCCCCATGGTGTCTTGGACTTCCTTTATGACAAAGAATAGTGAAAGTCATCATTGCGCACTTCTATTTTCAATTAGGCGGCGCTTATCACACGAAGCTCCTGCACATGTATTACTTCTGGGTTTACTGAGTGCCAGCCGGTTCACCCTAAGTGCAATGTGCGAAGGTGTAATGCTCAATGCAACACATAATACAGTATTCTATACTTTCTTTCCGCTGGAACCTTGCCTCCGCGGATTGTGCCGGCTCCGATGACGACCGTTTACCTCAGGAGACCTGTGAGAGACGACTCCGCAGCTCGGTTGCGATGTCTCGGCAGACGTTCTGGCAAGCACTCTCGCTGAGCGCCTAATGTCCCGCATGTGGCGCTGCGAATCATTCCCCACGGTTGttggtgatgatgaatttttatggcgcaagggcgtcttggccaaggagcgccgtggcacaaggtatttttcgattactcaaggcgcagtcaaaggcccattttccaagcatatcagcccttactagccgagcaccaggccaggggagagcttgtacccattctatcatcggtgggtacccgacggcactggggatcgaaccctgaaCATCTCGCATGCGAGGCGCCCCGCAGTTGTTTTGAGTGGGACCCAAAAAAACCTTCCGTTAAAGCAACAGCCAGAAGGACgtacggacgggcggacggacagaCGGGCAGATTAATAGGCggacagagagagaaagatacAGGAGACAtttggacggacggacaggccgACAAAAAgccggacagacagacggacggagaaagggacagacagacagacgcacGTGCGGATAGAGAAAGAGAGacagacaggaagagagaatagaCGGACGGACAGAGGGACAGGCGAATGGACAGacagaaaaccagaaaaaaatgaCGGATGATTTACGTTGGTTAGGCAGAACACGGATTAGGTGCACTAACACTTAACTCCAGGTTCGGTTTGAGGCTCGAATTCGGCCCGGTTAAGCCTACTTTACCTTGAAATGTTGTCCATAAATTCGGTGAGTATTGTACCGCCTGCCAGAGTCAAGTGCGCTTTAAAGGccggcgaaatcggtgagtgggaGCCTTAGTGCTAGCGTACTAAAACTGGAGGAAACATATATGCTTCATCTAAAgggtgacgcgatagcgttaatgggtaaaggcccatatatgcggaaatggtcattctctagttTGCATTTATACCTACCTGAGAGttctcataccattcctggcgcagtggtgcggcggttaagcgatgcgccactgccccggcagttCTGTTCCAAACACAGCAACAGATGGGGTTTGTGAAGCCCAGTTTGCTGTTTACAAGCGACCTcttgcaaccaatcattaatttaactgccgcctgccacggcgggcagttcgctcacaatccagcagggaggttgtgatgacgtcataaggttacgtgaccttggtAACAGGTGGACCACTtgctttttcgctcgcaacgccgcCGCCGTCGCAGACGACGCCGGGTTTACTGTAGAACGGGAGgcttaacgctgtcgctttaatAAGAGCCTGGCCGACAGAAAAATAGACAAGAAGACGGACGCGCCGAGGAATATAGGCGCAGACTAACGTACAGACAAAGAGACAGATACACGGAGAGACGGCGAAAGAAACAGGCAGATGCACAGACAGACTGGCGGACGGACAGAGAGAGCGGTAGACAGACGgatggacagagagagagagatacagaTGGACAGACATCTTAAAAGGTGAACAATCTAATACCACCGTGACTTCAAAGAGGCAAGTTAGCAAACAAAATAACCGAGGAAGATAACTTAGCAAAGCAGCGGGGAGACGAAGGAGAAATGAACGGCAAAACAGAGaatttccccgccgcggtggctcagtggttagggcgctcgactactgatccggagttcccgggttcgaacccgaccgcggcggctgcgtttttatggaggaaaaacgctaaggcgcccgtgtgctgtgcgatgtcagggcacgttaaagatccccaggtggtcgaaattattccggagccctccactacggcacctctctcttcctttcttctttcactccctcccttaccctttccttacggcgcggttcaggtgtccaacgatatatgagacagatactgcgccatttcctttcccccaaaaaccaattattaactaAATAAAAGGACTACAAGGAATACTAATTTTGAGGCTAAAAAAATTGTGCTGAAGGCTTTCTTCACATACAAGGAGGCGAACAGGCTAGTACCATTATCAGGCAATGTAGAAAATATATTTTATTGCGATTTTAAAGTACGTAAGACTGAGCTTGGCCGAGTTCGAGAAACTATCGTGAACGGTATTCCTATGACGCACGACATATGGTCCAGCAGCTAGTGAGTATAAACTCCGTACTCAGCAGTGTGGTGACGCTTGCAAGTTGCTATGACACATGCAGTAACTAATCTGGCATAAGACAATGCGCGTCTCGCACGTCTGTCCTGAATGGGACAGCTTGCCCTTTCATGTTCTGCCAAGGAGGAAAGGGATCACACTTCTTGAGCTGCTTGATGGGAAGTTCGCGGTTGACTGCGAACACAGATGCGCGTTCGCGCTTCTCAACAATGTCTTCCACGTTGCAGCTCTGCGTGGTACCTTCCCTAGGCAGCTGTGCATGGATGGTTACGAAGCATAGAAGTTTAAGGACACGCACTATCATGATCAACCGGTTCAGTCTGTGTTGTACTTACTAGCCCCTACTTAACCGTTCTCAGACTGCGCACCTTGTGAGCTGAAGATGTCAAGTACGTTACAGTTTATTGGACCCGCGTGACCAAATGCTTTGTCACATTTCCACAGCTGCGAGATTTGCGTATTACTATATTGTTTAAGGTTTAGCGGTGAATAATTACAGTGTGCTCCAGGATTACTGACACGGTGCACGATGTTTGtagcgaaaaataaaaagaaaatgtgttTTGTAACTTCAGTTTTGATGTCTATAAGCAGAGGCCGACAGAGAAATAAAACGTGAGATTATTGAATGTTTTCTTGGTAACTATGACTTTAAACGTACAGACGGCAGACTAACATCCTGAACGACTTTTCCACAAGCACGAATGCGGTGGCGTTTGGATATGAGCCTACAAATTCTCTGCACTCAGCTGTGCCTGTAGGTTAAGGCATAGCCTGAAATGCAGTGAACATGACAATTAGCACCACCGTTTAAGTTTGTATGCCACAAAATTGCCTTCTAGCCTCGAGGAAGCCATCAGCACTAACGAATGTCACAGCGCATTTGTTATGttagaaagtaaaaaaataaaatctaaAGCGGGATTACTCCAGTTTGCCTTCACAGATCAGAAGCAGGTGGTAGTCTCAGTGCGCACCTCATCGCACTTTTCTGCTTGCTTTTCAGAACCAGAAAAACAGGGTAGGGCCCAGACACTTTACTTCGATGGCAAGTCTTGCTATGTTGGTCGTTTACCTCTTTCCGGCACTTACCGTAAGTGAGACAGGAATGTACTTTTTGGCACGTGAAACTGCGCAGCGGTGTTTTAAGTTAttcaaaactgcaaaaaaaagatTACATATGATGTTCACTCTCTGAGGCAGGTTCACAAACTACAGGTGCATTTCTTTAGCTATCTGCGCTCATTAATAAACAGCCGAAGAAGGCAACTCCTGTGTTTATCAGCCTCCAGTGTGCACGCACGGGGCCAGCGAAACCAGTTCCTATGCACTTTATCGACAACATTCAAGAGGGTAACGCTGAAATAATGAGCTTGCCGCTCGTTTTCCCCTTCTTTTGTGGCATCCACAGTTTAAATTTAATCCTTTAATGCGTGCATGCTAAAGGGAACAGTTAACGATATGGTCGCTAAATTGTGACATCGTACTGGTATTCTTCCATGGCAGTATGCACCCgccgaagcagaaaaaaaagaacaccgaAGCATTGAGCCCTTGAATTCACAGCTTAATTAATACAGCGTACAGCCAGACAAGAAGGGCATAAGGGAGCGAAGACACACGCTGATTTGCTACTTGAGTAATTAATAAAAAGCCCATTGAATGCGGTTTGTATGCGAATTGATAACAAGAAAGAGAGGGCGAAATCTGACCATTCATCGTAGAACTGTGAAAGGGGGTAAAATCTGCAACATTGGTGCACGCGGCCGAGGTCCCCAGACGGCTCCGGAGGTTACGTACAGGACCTCTATCGCTGAAGAGCTACAAATATATAACTTATGCAGATGCATTTGTTGCTATGTAAAAGTGAGCCAACTATCCAGAACTCAAGGTAATCAATGCTGAGATTCTTGCAAGTTGGTAAGAATTGAAAAACTCATTAATAAAGAGGTCTTTATTATGAAGTTATGATTCATTACAAACTGCCGTGGTCTCAGCCTAGATGAGCGCTTGAAAATTTAACGTAGGGCGATTTTGTCGAATGAAACACACTCTGAAAGCGAATTCTTTATGAGGTGATAAGTCGCTTCGAATGAAGTGcccatctttcatatttttttcttctgcgtttCTTCTGCAGATTGCCTCCTATTTTTGAAGAAGGGATACGAGGACTCTGTGCCAGAGGAATGTGTGAAGCAGTATGATGAGAAATGCGGACCAAAGAAGTACACCCTTTACAACAAAGATTACTGCTCATAA comes from the Amblyomma americanum isolate KBUSLIRL-KWMA chromosome 1, ASM5285725v1, whole genome shotgun sequence genome and includes:
- the LOC144101087 gene encoding uncharacterized protein LOC144101087, coding for MDNTIALYDTINDRSMKCLYCTRPVYVPEQRFAVYVYHYPNKKNASWNEKNAPYLNLTESDLGYFSFGPCEEPEKQGRAQTLYFDGKSCYVGRLPLSGTYHCLLFLKKGYEDSVPEECVKQYDEKCGPKKYTLYNKDYCS